Genomic DNA from Peribacillus simplex NBRC 15720 = DSM 1321:
CACGATGAACTGCGTTTCCCTGCTGAACTTCCTTAAAAATTGACTGAACCGGACGACATTCGCCTCATCAAGTGCTGCCTCGACTTCATCAAGGATACAGAAAGGCACCGGACGCACTTTTAGAATGGAGAATAAAAGGGCTATGGCTGTCAATGCTCGTTCTCCCCCGGATAAGAGGCTCAAATTTTGCAGTTTTTTACCAGGAGGCTGTGCAATAATATCTACCCCTGTATTTAGTAAATCATCCGGATTTGTCAGTTTCAGCTCCGCTCTGCCTCCGCCAAATAAAGCTTTGAAGACTTGTTCGAATTCTTCACGGATAGAATAGAAGGTATCCGCAAAGCGCCGCTTCATTTCATCATCCATTTCATCGATGACTTGGAATAATGTATCTTTCGCCTGTTGAAGGTCTTCCTTTTGACTAAGAAGGAATTCATAGCGTTCAGCTACACGTGCGTATTCATCAATTGCACCTAGATTCACCGTCCCCAGTTCCTCAATTGCAAGCTTGATGAGCTTCACCCTTTTTTGAGCCTCTTCTGCAGGCATCATCAATGGATACTGTTCTTTAGCACCTTCAAAGGAAAGGGTATATTCTTCTCTCAAGTGGTCGAGGCGATTTTCCAGTTCGACATCCAGACGAGTTAATTTCACTTCTTCATCCTTTATCACTTCGACAATGCCTCTATAAAGTCGATTTTCTTCTTTCAAGGACAGTTCAAGCGTTTCAACTTCCGTTAGAAGCTCGTTTTTTTCCTGTTTTTTTATGGTGATTCCTTCAATTGCTCCATTTTTATCGAGCAATTTCTGTTGAGCCATATCTTCCAAGGACTCTTCCCCGCTTGAACTGTCTGTCATTTCATTGGTCAGAAGCCCTAAATCATCTTTGTTTTCGGCAAGCCTGCTTGTTTCCTTTGAAAGATCCGATTCAATGCGTTCCATCTTCTCTTTTTGGTTTTGTAGCTGCCCACGCTTAGAGGCCAGCATTACCCTCAGTTCATTCGTTTCTTCAGCAAGGCTCTCTTTTGAGGATTGTTGAGATTGCTTTTGTTCGGTCATTTCGGAAATCAACCGGTCCAGCCCTTCAATTTCCGTTTTACATGATTCCAAAAGTTCTTCCAGCTCTTCAAGTCTTGCCGTTTTTTGCTGTTGTTCTTCTAAATATGAATTTTTATCCAAATCATAAAGATGCAGCCGCTCATTCACATTTCTTTCCTGCAGCTCAACTTCACGGAGTTCTCCCTTAAGGGTTTGTTCTTGTAATCGAAGTCTCTCTCCTGTTTTTCTGGTTTGTTCAAGCGTTTGCTCTTGAACACCCACATCCACTTTGAGCTGTTTGACTTGCTTTTCCAACTGATTCGTTTTAGCTTCCATGGCAGTAAGTTTTTGATGGAGCTCTTCCAATTCCGTTTTCCTTGAAAGCAGGGAGGTCGTTTTTTGCTTTAAGGCTCCACCAGTCATTGAACCACCTGGATTGACGATATCTCCTTCAAGTGTTACGAAGCGGAAACGGTGCTGCATCATTTTCGCCAGGTCATTTGCACCTTTTAAATCTGTGGTGATCATCACGGTTCCTAATAGGTTTTCAGCAATCGCTGCATGCCTATCATCATATTGGATCAATGAGGAACCCGTCCCCACAAAAGCTGAATGACTCTTCAGCATCGATAATTGGTTAGCTGATATCTCTCTTGCCTTTATGACTGATAAAGGCAAGAACGTCGCACGCCCATACCTATTTTTCTTCAAGAAGGAAATGGCTTCCCGTGCATGCTCTTCGCGTTCCACGACAACATGCTGCATCGCTCCGCCCAGAGCCGTTTCGATGGCCGTTTCATATTCCTTTGGTACCTTTATCAATTCCGCAACTGCCCCTTCAATGCCTCGAAGGGTTTCTTTCGCTTTCAAAACCTCTTTTACACCCTGAAAAAAGCCTGCATAATCATCTTCCATTTCTTCAAGCAGTTCCTTACGTGATTTTGCCTGTTGAAGGAATTGATAGGCCTTATAAAGGGTGGTTTCTTGTTTTTGATACGTATCTTTTGCCGCATTCAATTTATTCTGCTGATTTCGGAAATAAGTGACATGCTCTTCAAGCTGCTTTGTCATATTGTCCATCAGCTGTGAATATTCCATTTTTTTAGCAGTGATATCCATTCTTTCGGTTAAGAACTTTTCATTTTCCATATCAAGTTTAGCATTTTTATGTTCCTGCTGTGTTAGCTGCTGGAGCAGGTATTGTTTTTCGTTTTTAGCCGATGCCTGCTTGTTCAACCACTCAATATAGTCACTCTTTTTCGCTTCGATCATCGCTTCGATATCACTATTGAATAAGCCTAGGCTTTTTTGTTTTTCATGTAATGTTTCTTGAATCCCTTTCACTTCCAAGTTCAGTGCATTCAGGATTTCCGTTTCTCTTTCCTTTTGCAAAGACAAACGCTCGACAGCAGCCTCACCTTCCACTATCGCTTTTTCTAGCTGTGACTTGTTTTGGGCAGCATTTTTTTTCCGTTCTTTTAAAACTTCTTTACGGCCTTCAAGCTTTTCAAGTTCTTCGCTGGCGTTCAGGAGAATTTCCTGAAGTCCATTGATCGATGTTTCAAGCGTCGCAAGACTACCCCTTAGGTTTTTGAGATGCGCTTCCCTGTCATGAAGCTGTCCTGCCATTTGCTGTTCCATTTCATTATGTTTTTCAAGTTCACGCGACAGTTTTTCCCATTTACCATAAAGTTCTTCTATTTCAAAAACGGTTAAAGCCACTTCTATTTGCTCAAGCTCTTCTTTCTTCGCCAAAAATTCCTTGGCGAGGGAAGACTGAATTTTTAACGGCTCCACCTGCCCCTCCAATTCATGGAGGATATCATGGACACGGTTTAAGTTATCCTGTGTTTCCGTCAGCTTCGATTCCGCTTTTCGTTTTCTTGTTTTATACTTCAGGACACCGGCTGCTTCTTCAAAGATCACTCGTCTCTCTTCAGCCTTACTGCTTAGGATTTCTTCCACTTTCCCTTGGCTGATGATTGAAAATGCTTCTCGCCCAAGACCAGAATCCATGAAAAGGTCTATGATGTCTTTCAGACGGCAACCTTGATTATTAATGAAAAATTCACTTTCTCCCGATCGATATACACGTCTTGTCACACTGACTTCATGAAAGTCAATCGGCAGGGAATTGGTCTCGTTATCAAGGGTCAATGATACTTCCGCAAAATTCAACGCTTTCCTCGTGTCACTTCCCGAAAAGATGATATCTTCCATTTTTGCTCCACGCAGTGATTTCGCAGACTGCTCTCCAAGTACCCATCGGACTGCATCGGTCACATTACTTTTACCGCTTCCGTTTGGTCCAACCACTGCCGTGACACCAGGTACAAAATCAATCGAAATTTTCTCTGCGAAAGATTTAAATCCTACAACGTCCAAACGTTTGAGGAACATGACCTTTCCCCCTCTACTGTTCAACTATCTTGTTGATTTTTTTTCTTTTAAAACGATCAATGCATGCTCAGCAGCATGCTGCTCCGCTTCTTTTTTGGACTTTCCTATTCCAGAGCCCAGCTCTTCCCCATTCAGGGAGACGGTCGAAACAAACTCCCGATTATGAGCTGGTCCTTTTTCCTGCAAGATCTTATATTGCAGGACACCGATGGCATCCCGCTGGATCAGCTCCTGAAGCTGGCTCTTATAATCCATCACATGAGAAAAAGCACCCTCGTCTATCTTCGGAAACACGACATTCGTCAAAAACTGCACAACTGGCTCTAATCCTTGATCAAGGTACAAAGCACCAATGTAGGCTTCGAATACATCCGCAAGCATGGCAGGTCGTTCTCTTCCACCTGTCATTTCTTCCCCTTTTCCGAGTAATACATATTCCCCGTAAGAAAGGCTATTGGCAAAAGCAACAAGTGAAGGCTCACACACAATGGCTGCCCTTAGTTTGGTAAGTTCACCTTCGCTCATCATCGGATATTTTTGATATAAGTATTTAGAGATGGTCAGTTCAAGTACAGCGTCCCCCAAGAATTCAAGCCTTTCATTATCTTCATAAGGCTTACGGCGATGCTCATTCACATAAGATGAATGTGTAAAAGCTTGTTTCAATAAATTTTCATCTTTAAAATGAAAACCAAGATTTTCTTGCAACTGTTTAAATTTATTATCCTTCATTGATGGTTTACGATTATTTCCGTTCCTACGCATCACACAAAACCCTCCACAACGGTTCAAAAAGCATATTTTTCCTATATATAAAAAGAAACCTGGCAGGAATTCCTGTCAAGCTTTCCTATGTACCATCATACATTATTATCCGCTTAAAGAAAACTAATGGCAAAAGGCCACTGCCATGCAGGCGGAGCTTACCCATACATGCTCATTCCCTTATCTGCCGCTGCATCAAACTTCTTTAAGCAATAAGAGAAAGCCCCGTTAAAAAACGGAGCTTTTAGTCAAATGACATTCATTACATAGTGCTTTGTATGTAATTCACAGCATCACCTACTGTGGCGATTTTTTCAGCGTCATCGTCCGAAATTTCCATATCAAACTCGTCTTCGAATTCCATGACTAGTTCAACTACATCCAGGGAATCGGCACCAAGATCTTCTTTGAAAGAAGCTTCAAGTTTTACCTCTGATTCTTCTACGTTCAAACGATCTACAACGATTTTAGTTACTCTTTCTAATACATCTGCCAATGTGTTCACCTCCCCTCAAGACATTATAAATTAATTTCGAAAAAAATCAAAGAAAACTTACATGACCATGCCGCCATCTACATGAAGAGTTTGCCCAGTCATATATTTGCTGGCCTCAGAAGCGAGGAAAGACGCCACTGCAGCAATATCTTTAGGGTCACCGAACCGTGCAAGCGGAATTTGGTCCAGCATGGCTTTTTGGACGTCTTCAGGCAATTCACCAGTCATATCCGTTGAGATGAAACCTGGGGCAATCGCATTGACCGTAATCCCTCGTGAAGCAAGTTCCTTTGCCGTGGTTTTAGTCAGGCCGATCACACCAGCTTTAGCCGCTACATAATTAGCCTGCCCTGCATTTCCGCTGACGCCGACGATCGATGCCATATTGATGATCCTGCCGCTACGCTGCTTCATCATTTGCCTTGTAACCGCTTTGGTGCATAGGAACACGCCTTTAAGATTCGTATTGATCACAGAATCCCATTCATCTTCTTTCATACGCATCAATAGGTTATCACGTGTGATACCTGCATTATTAACCAGGATATCCACTCTGCCAAACTGTTCGACGACCTCTTTAATCATGCTTGTCACCGATTCACTATTTGCAACATCGCATTGGATGGCGAATGCTTTACGGCCCAATGCCTTGATTTCATCAACCACTTCATTAGCTTTAGCTTCACTGCCAGAATAGTTGATGGCAACGTCTGCTCCCTGACGGGCAAGTTCTAATGCGACTTCCCTGCCAATACCTCGTGAAGCTCCCGTTACAAGTGCTTTTTTACCTTCGAGGATCATGCTTGTACCCCCTTCAAAGTTTCAATTGTTTTAATTAGAGTATCTATATCGGATACCGAGTGAATTTGAACGGAACGATCAATTTTCTTTATCAATCCGCCCAATACTTTCCCCGGACCCACCTCGATGAACGTATCCACGCCTAATTCAAGTAGATTTTTCACACTGTCCTCCCAAAGGACCGGTGAATACAGCTGTTCGATTAATTTTTCTTTTATTTCAGCAGGTGCTGTAATGGGCTTAGCCGTTACGTTTGAAATGACAGGAATTTCTGCCTGTTTGAAGCTTACTTCATCGAGGACACCCTGTAACTTTTCTGCTGCCGGCTTCATCAATTCCGAATGGAACGGTCCACTCACTTCAAGAGGAAGAGCCCGTTTAGCCCCATTTTCCTTGGCTTTTGCACTAGCAAGTTTAACCCCTTCCGAGGTGCCTGAAATGACGATTTGCCCTGGACAATTAATATTGGCCAATTGAACGGATTCCCCTGTGGCAGTAATTTCAGAAGTGACATCAGATAGAGCTTCCCGGTCCATTCCCAATATCGCAGCCATTGAGCCTTGTCCATTCGGTACCGCAGCTTCCATGAATTCACCACGCTTACGCACTGTATATACGGCATCTTCAAAAGAAATTGCACCAGATGCCACTAATGCCGTATATTCACCTAAACTGTGCCCGGCTGTATAATCGGGTTTGATCCCCGCTTCTTCCAACTCCTTGACAAAAGCATAACTCGTGGTCAATAAAGCAGGCTGTGCATTATAAGTCACCGTTAATTCTTTTTGTGTGCCATTAAAGATCAATTCGGAAAGTGGAAAATCAAGTTTTTCATCAGCTGTTCGAAAAATTTGCTGAGCACGCTCGTTTTCCTGAAATAAGCCATGCCCCATTCCTATTGATTGTGATCCTTGTCCTGGAAAGACAAAAGCAATTTTACCCATCTGTTACTCCCCTGCCTCTATGATTTATTATTGTTTTTCTATCGTCTCCGCAATTGTTGATATGACGTCATTTCCAACCATATCGCGAGTCTGGCGTATAGCATTATAGACCGCATTCGCATCTGATGAACCATGAGCCTTAATGACAGGGGCCTTCAAACCGAATAGGCCAGCACCGCCATACTCCGAGTAATCCATTTTATTTTTTATGCCTTTTAATTCAGGCTTTACCATTGCTGCAGCCAACTTACTCTTAAGATTGCTCATCAAGGCCGTTTTCACCATTTTGAATACGCTCATAGCAGTACCTTCAAGCGTCTTTAACACCATATTTCCCGTGAAGCCGTCCGTTACGACAACATCTGCCGGCCCGCTTAGGAGGTCCCTTGCCTCTACGTTACCTATAAAGGATATCTCCGATGATTGCTGCAGTAATGTAAAGGCATGCTTAGTCAGTTCATTCCCTTTTTTTTCTTCTGTTCCGATATTAAGCAATCCGACACGGGGCTTTTCGATTCCCCGCACTTTTTGGGCATAAACAGACCCCATTATAGCGAATTGAAGGAGATGCTCCGGTTTCGCATCGGAGTTCGCGCCTACATCCAGTAATACAAAACCTTTACCATCGATTGTCGGAAGGGTGGGAGCCAATGCCGGACGTTCAATGCCTTCTATCCTTCCGACCACAAACAGGCCTGCAGCCATTAGCGCCCCGGTATTGCCTGAAGAAATGCATGCATCGGCTTCTCCATCAGCCACTTGCTGTGCAGCCAATACCATCGAGGCGCTTTTCTTGCGGCGAACCGCACGAACAGGTTCATCGGTACTTAATATTTTTTCATCAGTATGTATAACCCTTATTCGGCCATGTTTCGCTAAGTATTGGTTAATCTCAGATTCATTGCCTATCAAGGTGATTTCCACATCGGAAAAAGTCTCGACAGCTTTCATCGCACCCAAAACCTGTGCCTTGGGAGCATTATCGCCACCCATTGCATCTATCGTTATCTTCATTTTATTTCATCCTTTACTAGCAAGTTAAGAGCGATACATTTCGAACTCGCCTTTAAAAACCAGTTCATTACCCACGTAGCTTCTAACCTCCACCACGGAACGATCATTGGTGTGGTCCACGTTTTTGACCCTCGCTTTAGCTACCACTCTTTCATTTTCCTTTACAGAACGAGTAAATAAAATGGATGCTTTCGCAGTTAATGCCAATTCATCATTTATGACTGCTACAGCCAATGAATTTGCTTGGGCAAAAAGGTGATGTCCCCTTGCAATTCCATTCCGCTTAAAGACATGCTCTTTATTTATATCCAAAATCGAAATTGCATTGTCATCTAAATTAAGATCAATTACTTCCCCGATGATTTCATCCAAAGGCAATGCCCTGATTTCGTCACTGAATTTTTTCTCGGCCACGCTTTTAATACGTTCACGCAGTTCCGGTATCGATAATTCAAGACGGTCAAGCCTAATGGTCTGGACGCTCACCGAATATTTTTCAGCCAGCTCCTCATCCGTTACAAAAGGATTCTGTTTAATCGTTTCGATTAATAATTGCTGGCGTTCCTTCTTATTTCTTCGCATTTTGAAGGTCACCATCCGTAGTATTATGACTAGGTACTAATAGTAGTATATATATTTTAAAAACAGATTGCAAGATATTGCGTAAAATCTCACAATCTGCTATAGGTTTTTTTCAGTTCAGTCCAGTTTTTCTCCCGTAAATACGCCCGTTCCCTCTAAATAGTTCCGCAGCGGTGCATACTCCGGGGAATGCCAAAAGCTTTGGGAGGCAATCAATTTTGCAGCATCCGTCCTTGCCACTTCCAGGGTCCTGTAATCATGGACCATGTCGGCTACCTTGAACTCGGGAAGGCCGCTTTGTTTTTTACCGAAGAAGTCCCCGGGGCCACGAAGTTCCAAATCTTTTTCAGAAAGGGCAAAACCATCGTTTGTCTCGGTCATGATTTTCATCCGTTCTTTGCCGACTTCCGTTTTCGGATCAGCCAGCAGGATGCAAAAGGACTGATCACTCCCCCGTCCTACCCTTCCGCGTAACTGATGCAACTGTGAAAGCCCAAAGCGCTCCGCATCATAAATGACCATTACCGTTGCATTTGGAACATTCACCCCAACCTCGACAACCGTCGTGGAAACAAGGATTTGTGCTTCATTGGCACTAAACTGCTGCATCACTTCGTCTTTTTCATCCGCGGGAAGCCGTCCATGCATAAGTCCCACTTTGTACCTGTTCGCAAAGTATTGTGTCAGCATTGCATGAACATCAAGAACATTCTGTAAAGAATCGAGTTTCTCCGACTCCTCAATCAATGGACAGATGACGTAAGCCTGTCTCCCTTTTTTTAGTTCCTTTTCGACAAAGGTTAAGATCCGATCAAGCATTTGGTGTTTCGCCCAATAGGTTTCTATCGCTTTACGCCCGGCAGGCATTTCATCGATCGTTGAGACGTCCATTTCCCCAAACACTGTAATAGCGAGCGTTCGCGGAATCGGTGTAGCCGTCATGAAAAGTACATCTGGATTTGTACCTTTTTCACGAAGGATTCGGCGCTGCTCCACTCCGAAACGATGTTGTTCATCCGTTATGACAAGACCTAGGTTCCGAAAATTCACTTCATCCTGTATCAACGCATGAGTTCCTATCAAAAGATCTAGCTCCCCGGATTCGAGCATTTGCAATAGTTCCTTGCGCTTTTTGCCTTTTACCGAACTTGTCAACAATGCGACCTTTACTCCACTCGGTTCCAACATCGCCTTCAAGGATTGTGTATGCTGCTCAGCCAAGATTTCCGTCGGGACCATAAGTGCACCTTGGAAACCTGCTGTAATCGTTGCCTTCAGGCATATGGCGGCAACCACCGTTTTTCCAGACCCGACATCCCCTTGAAGTAGACGATTCATCCTGTAGGGAGATTTCATGTCAGTCATTATTTCCTCGACGACCCTATTCTGAGCGTTCGTCAAAGGAAAAGGGAGAGTTCCAACAAAAGCTTCCAGCTGCTCCATGTCAAACTCCTGGCCAATTCCTTTTGACTGCTCCCGCTGCACTTTACGAAGTGCCTGCATTTTAAGTTGAAACAATAAGAATTCTTCATACACAAAACGGCGTCGAGCCTTTTTTACGTCATTGGCCGATTGAGGGAAATGCATGGTACGAAGAGCATCGTTACGCGGCATCAGTTTGTATACCGCCAGTAATTGCGGGGGCAGATTTTCTTCTATCATTGTCCCATATTCAGAAAATGCCTTGGAGATAAAGCGGCGGAGCCCTTTGACTGTAATGCTGCCCTTCACTGAGTACACCGGTTCGAATTCTTTCTCCCGGCTACGATCACCAACGTGGCATTCCGAGCCTGTAATGGTTTGGCGATGACGATCCCACTTTCCTGTTATTGTTACGGTTTCGCCTATCGCAAGCTTGGGCTTCAGATATGGCTGGTTAAAAAAAATGACATTTATTAAATATCTTCCAGTCAACACTTTAAACGTAAGCCTGGATTTTTTCTTACCGAAGTACCCTAACGTCGGCACCGTATGAACCTTGCCTTCTACTGTAACCCGCTCATCATGCTCGACCGTTTCTAAATCCCTCAATCGGTAATCTTCATAGCGATATGGGAGGTGCTCAAGGAGATCCGCGACGGTATGGATCTCCATTTCGCCCAATGCTGCTGCCGTTTCAGCCCCAATGCCTTTTACTGCTGTTATGGGTTCCTGTAAAGTCGAGTTCACTTCTTATTCAGCGGTAAGCCAAAGATTTTCGCTTCCAACTCCCGCCCAGTCGGTGTAGCCGCTAAACCTCCTTGTGCAGTTTCCCTAAGAGCCGATGGCATCGTTTGCCCGATTTTGTACATCGCATCAATCACTTCATCACACGGTATGCGGCTTGTGATCCCCGCTAACGCCATATCTGCGGCAACCATAGCGTTGGCTGCACCCATGGCATTACGCTTCACACAAGGTACTTCCACAAGCCCAGCAACTGGGTCACACACAAGACCAAGCATGTTCTTTAATGTGATTGCCATCGCTTCTGCACTTTGTGCCGGTGTCCCTCCTGCCATTTCAACGATGGCTGCCGCTGCCATACCCGAAGCAGAACCGACCTCCGCCTGACAGCCCCCTGCGGCTCCAGAGATCGAAGCATTATTCGCTACTACAAAACCAAACGCCCCTGCTGTAAATAGGAACTCAATTTTCTGTTCCCGATTCGGTTTTAATTTATTTTGCAAAGCAAAAAGGGTTCCAGGCACAACACCAGCAGATCCGGCAGTTGGTGTCGCACAAATCGTTCCCATGGCTGCGTTCACTTCGTTTGTTGCCACGGCTTTGCTTACCGCATCCAAAAGCAGTTCACCGGATAAGGAATTTCCTGATTTAATGTAATTCTGAAGAAGGACTGCATCCCCTCCCGTCAGCCCGGAAACGGACCGTACACCTTGAAGTCCTTTTTCAACTGCCTGTTCCATTACATCCAGGTTGACTCCCATCTGGCGGATGATTTCTTCACGGCTTTTTCCCGTTACTTCCATTTCCTGCTCTATCATCAGCGTTGAAATTTTTTTCTGCTTTGATTCAGCTAATTCTACTAATTCCGCTACATTTCGAAACATGATTTCTTCTCCTTCCTAAGTGGAAACGATTGCCCTATCAATCCACAATCCTTGCTACTTGAGTGATGTTCGGGAGTGCTGTAATTTCAGCGATGACGTGATCCTCCAAGTTATGGTCCACTTCAATCGTCATCAAGGCCATCTTCCCTTTCTCTTTTCGGGAGACTTCCATCTGGCCAATATTGATTTGATGCTTGGCAAATATGTTAGAAACATTGGCAATGGCTCCAAATCGATCATCATGAACGACGAGTATGGCAGGGTTGTGCCCGGAGAGCCTCAATTTAAACCCGTTCAGTTCGACGATTTCGATCTTTCCCCCGCCAATCGATATTCCGACAAGTTCCAGTTCACCATCATCATCACCAACTGTTATTTTTGCTGTATTGGGATGTTCCGGTACGGCTTCTTCTTCTCGAAAAGTAATTTTCATTTTCTTTTTGCGGGCTATTTCCAGCGATTCTTTAATTCTCTCATCAAATGTATCAAAATCAAGTAAGCCTCCTACAATGGCTACATCCGTTCCATGGCCTTTATAGGTTTTGGCAAACGATCCGTAAAAAGAAATATGGGCCCATTTTGGTTCCCGGTCGAATAGATTCCTGGCAACCCTACCGATCCTTGCAGCTCCTGCTGTATGGGAACTAGAGGGGCCGATCATAACAGGACCAATTATATCGAATACACTTCTAAATTTCATGATTTGCTCCTCCTTCTATACACTGGGAGTTAGTTTAATAATAAAGCCTGATATATTGTAATTACAATTACGCTGTCCGTAATCCTTCTTTTTCATAAAAATAAAACTGCATAGCCTAATGACATATGCAGTTTATTGCCTTTTATTTTTTTTCAGGACACTCCTAACATTGTGACGAATAAGTCTCCCTTATGTTCATGGCTCACTTCTTATTCAATTGAAAAAATAAAAGAATATAAAGGTTGTTTCCCATTATGGACTTCAACTTCAACGTCTTC
This window encodes:
- the sdaAA gene encoding L-serine ammonia-lyase, iron-sulfur-dependent, subunit alpha, translated to MFRNVAELVELAESKQKKISTLMIEQEMEVTGKSREEIIRQMGVNLDVMEQAVEKGLQGVRSVSGLTGGDAVLLQNYIKSGNSLSGELLLDAVSKAVATNEVNAAMGTICATPTAGSAGVVPGTLFALQNKLKPNREQKIEFLFTAGAFGFVVANNASISGAAGGCQAEVGSASGMAAAAIVEMAGGTPAQSAEAMAITLKNMLGLVCDPVAGLVEVPCVKRNAMGAANAMVAADMALAGITSRIPCDEVIDAMYKIGQTMPSALRETAQGGLAATPTGRELEAKIFGLPLNKK
- the sdaAB gene encoding L-serine ammonia-lyase, iron-sulfur-dependent subunit beta, which encodes MKFRSVFDIIGPVMIGPSSSHTAGAARIGRVARNLFDREPKWAHISFYGSFAKTYKGHGTDVAIVGGLLDFDTFDERIKESLEIARKKKMKITFREEEAVPEHPNTAKITVGDDDGELELVGISIGGGKIEIVELNGFKLRLSGHNPAILVVHDDRFGAIANVSNIFAKHQINIGQMEVSRKEKGKMALMTIEVDHNLEDHVIAEITALPNITQVARIVD